One part of the Solanum dulcamara chromosome 3, daSolDulc1.2, whole genome shotgun sequence genome encodes these proteins:
- the LOC129883301 gene encoding adenosylhomocysteinase-like, whose protein sequence is MALLVEKTTSGREYKVKDMSQADFGRLEIELAEVEMPGLMASRTEFGPSQPFKGARITGSLHMTIQTAVLIETLTALGAEVRWCSCNIFSTQDHAAAAIARDSAAVFAWKGETLQEYWWCTERALDWGPGGGPDLIVDDGGDATLLIHEGVKAEEEFAKNGTVPDPTSTDNVEFQLVLTIIKESLKTDPLKYTKMKERLVGVSEETTTGVKRLYQMQANGTLLFPAINVNDSVTKSKFDNLYGCRHSLPDGLMRATDVMIAGKVALVAGYGDVGKGCAAAMKQAGARVIVTEIDPICALQATMEGLQVLPLEDVVSDVDIFVTTTGNKDIIMVEHMRKMKNNAIVCNIGHFDNEIDMHGLETFPGVKRITIKPQTDRWVFPDTNSGIIVLAEGRLMNLGCATGHPSFVMSCSFTNQVIAQLELWMERKSGKYEKKVYVLPKHLDEKVAALHLGKLGAKLTKLTKDQADYISVPVEGPYKPAHYRY, encoded by the exons ATGGCtctactagtcgagaagaccaCCTCTGGCCGCGAGTACAAGGTCAAGGACATGTCCCAGGCCGACTTCGGCCGGCTCGAAATCGAGCTTGCCGAAGTTGAAATGCCTGGTCTCATGGCTTCCCGTACTGAATTTGGTCCTTCACAGCCCTTCAAAGGTGCAAGGATCACTGGATCTCTGCACATGACTATCCAAACTGCTGTCCTTATTGAAACCCTTACTGCTTTGGGTGCTGAAGTTAGATGGTGTTCTTGCAACATCTTCTCAACTCAGGACCATGCTGCAGCAGCCATTGCACGTGATAGTGCTGCTGTTTTTGCCTGGAAAGGTGAGACTTTGCAGGAGTACTGGTGGTGTACTGAGAGGGCACTTGATTGGGGTCCAGGTGGCGGACCTGATCTGATTGTTGATGATGGAGGTGATGCTACTCTCTTGATTCATGAAGGTGTTAAGGCGGAAGAAGAGTTCGCTAAGAATGGGACAGTCCCAGATCCCACTTCTACTGATAATGTTGAGTTTCAACTTGTGCTTACTATTATTAAGGAAAGCTTAAAGACTGATCCTTTAAAGTATACTAAGATGAAGGAGAGACTTGTTGGTGTTTCTGAGGAAACTACCACTGGTGTTAAGAGGCTTTATCAGATGCAGGCTAATGGAACTTTGCTTTTCCCTGCTATTAATGTTAATGACTCTGTTACCAAGAGCAAg TTTGACAACTTGTATGGATGTCGCCACTCACTGCCTGATGGTCTCATGAGGGCTACTGATGTTATGATTGCCGGAAAGGTTGCTCTTGTTGCTGGTTATGGAGATGTCGGCAAGGGATGTGCTGCTGCCATGAAACAAGCAGGTGCTCGTGTGATTGTGACTGAAATTGACCCAATCTGTGCTCTCCAGGCTACCATGGAAGGACTCCAGGTTCTTCCTCTCGAGGATGTTGTGTCTGATGTTGATATCTTTGTGACCACAACTGGTAACAAGGACATCATCATGGTTGAGCACATGAGGAAGATGAAGAACAATGCCATTGTCTGCAACATTGGTCACTTTGACAATGAAATTGACATGCATGGTCTCGAGACCTTCCCTGGTGTGAAGAGGATCACAATTAAGCCTCAAACCGACAGATGGGTCTTCCCAGATACCAACAGTGGCATCATTGTCTTGGCTGAGGGTCGTCTCATGAACTTAGGATGTGCCACAGGACACCCCAGTTTTGTGATGTCCTGCTCTTTCACGAACCAAGTTATTGCCCAGCTCGAGTTGTGGATGGAAAGGAAGAGTGGCAAGTATGAGAAGAAAGTGTACGTCTTGCCAAAACACCTCGACGAGAAGGTTGCTGCCCTTCACCTTGGAAAGCTCGGAGCCAAACTTACCAAACTTACCAAGGATCAAGCTGATTACATTAGCGTACCAGTTGAGGGTCCTTACAAGCCTGCTCACTACAGGTACTGA